The following proteins are encoded in a genomic region of Paenibacillus sp. FSL H3-0469:
- a CDS encoding DUF3298 domain-containing protein, translating into MDKKMEKLKQDYMNVPIPAELDTLVTQSLRPAPRRRRSIKWFLGSAAAAVALFVSGVNISPTFAQSMSELPAVSALVKLVTFTEYRAEGDGYHADVKVPAITNMPDKKLQDMLNEKYIAEDQKLYKEFMAEIDQLKDKGRPNKGIDSGYEIVTDTDQLLTIRRWVVQTAASAYETIQYDTIDKKNQVLLNLPSLFKDESYVSVISENIKEQMREQMKTDTDFKRYWIKGENEDLPASGFDSISKTQSFYINGDGNLVISFNEYDVAPGFMGPVQFVIPTDVIRSQLVSQQYVK; encoded by the coding sequence ATGGACAAAAAAATGGAAAAGCTCAAGCAGGATTATATGAATGTGCCCATACCCGCTGAACTGGATACGCTCGTCACACAATCGCTTCGGCCTGCCCCGCGGCGCAGACGCAGCATCAAATGGTTCCTTGGCTCAGCTGCTGCTGCGGTTGCTCTGTTCGTGTCCGGGGTGAATATAAGCCCGACGTTTGCACAATCCATGTCGGAGCTGCCGGCTGTCAGTGCATTAGTGAAGCTGGTAACCTTCACGGAATATAGAGCGGAGGGGGACGGTTACCATGCGGATGTCAAGGTTCCGGCAATTACAAATATGCCCGATAAGAAGCTGCAAGACATGCTGAACGAGAAGTATATTGCGGAGGATCAAAAGCTGTACAAGGAATTCATGGCCGAGATTGACCAATTGAAGGACAAGGGCAGACCCAATAAAGGAATTGACAGCGGGTATGAGATTGTCACCGATACGGATCAGCTTCTCACTATTCGGCGCTGGGTCGTGCAAACGGCGGCGTCCGCGTATGAAACGATACAATACGACACGATTGACAAAAAAAATCAAGTGCTGCTCAACTTGCCAAGTCTCTTCAAGGATGAAAGCTATGTATCTGTTATTAGCGAAAATATCAAGGAGCAAATGCGTGAGCAAATGAAAACGGACACGGATTTCAAGCGTTATTGGATAAAGGGCGAAAATGAGGATCTTCCGGCAAGTGGATTCGACAGCATTTCGAAGACTCAGAGCTTCTACATTAACGGGGACGGAAATTTGGTTATTTCCTTTAATGAATATGATGTTGCTCCGGGATTTATGGGACCCGTCCAATTTGTAATACCAACAGATGTAATCCGTTCGCAGCTGGTCAGCCAGCAATATGTTAAATAG
- a CDS encoding DUF2239 family protein gives MSTGNEQTHAYCTAFLGVEAVASGSLQHVVATVKRTLSDSELARVLIFDDSTGKPIDVDYHGTTDAVLTRLTEPLEESAVTEVNSQTARKAGRPKLGVVSGEVTLLPRQWEWLKAQPGGASVTLRKLVDEARRAGEQQGTIRKSQEAAYTFMTAMAGDFSHYEEALRALYAGDAERFDQYTQDWAPDIRNHVKQLAAVALQKKN, from the coding sequence ATGAGTACGGGTAATGAACAGACGCATGCTTATTGCACAGCATTTTTGGGAGTGGAGGCCGTTGCCAGCGGTTCCTTACAGCACGTGGTTGCTACTGTGAAGAGGACGCTGAGCGACAGTGAACTGGCCCGGGTGCTTATTTTTGACGATTCTACGGGGAAGCCGATAGATGTTGATTATCACGGGACAACAGATGCTGTGCTTACACGGTTAACAGAGCCTTTAGAAGAGTCAGCCGTTACAGAAGTGAATTCCCAGACTGCGCGCAAGGCAGGCCGGCCCAAGCTGGGGGTCGTATCTGGAGAGGTCACTCTGTTGCCCAGACAGTGGGAGTGGCTCAAAGCACAGCCTGGCGGGGCCTCGGTAACCTTGCGCAAGCTGGTTGATGAAGCCCGCCGTGCCGGAGAACAGCAGGGCACGATCCGCAAGTCACAAGAAGCAGCTTATACCTTCATGACAGCTATGGCCGGGGATTTCAGCCATTACGAGGAAGCTCTGCGCGCATTATATGCCGGTGATGCGGAGCGTTTTGACCAATACACTCAGGACTGGGCACCTGATATCCGCAACCATGTGAAGCAGTTAGCTGCAGTTGCATTACAGAAGAAGAATTGA
- a CDS encoding alpha/beta hydrolase: protein MNIIQTNNIELAYDSFGNDNDEVIILIAGLGTQMIRWTVPFCEQLAARGFRVIRFDNRDTGCSTSWGLTRHMSLAGLWAE from the coding sequence ATGAACATTATACAAACGAACAACATTGAGCTGGCCTATGACAGCTTCGGCAACGATAATGACGAGGTGATCATCTTGATTGCCGGACTGGGCACCCAGATGATCCGCTGGACAGTTCCATTCTGTGAACAACTGGCCGCGCGGGGCTTCCGGGTGATCCGTTTTGACAATCGGGACACGGGCTGCTCGACGTCCTGGGGATTGACCAGGCACATGTCGTTGGCCGGTCTATGGGCGGAATGA
- a CDS encoding alpha/beta fold hydrolase, with translation MIAQLVASKYPDRVLSLTSIMSTSGNPTLPQASPEVMGLMTAPGPNPFEDEAGFVAHSMAFAKRIAGTGFPFEEEAYRALIAEEVRRAYDPGSVGRQIAAIAVSGDRRPLLAAIVVPALVIHGMDDPLFVPACGEDTASSIPGAELMLVEGMGHDLPPQLYEQTIDAIEQAAHCS, from the coding sequence ATGATCGCCCAGCTTGTTGCCAGTAAATACCCGGACCGGGTCTTGTCGCTCACGTCTATCATGTCTACTTCCGGGAATCCTACCCTTCCGCAGGCTTCCCCGGAGGTGATGGGGCTGATGACTGCCCCGGGACCTAACCCGTTTGAGGATGAGGCGGGATTTGTAGCGCACAGTATGGCTTTTGCCAAGCGCATTGCTGGTACCGGCTTTCCATTTGAAGAAGAAGCTTACCGGGCACTCATTGCGGAGGAAGTCCGGCGGGCCTACGACCCTGGCAGCGTGGGACGGCAGATTGCCGCGATTGCGGTCTCCGGTGACCGCCGTCCGCTGCTGGCAGCTATAGTGGTCCCTGCACTTGTCATTCACGGGATGGATGATCCCCTGTTCGTTCCGGCGTGCGGGGAGGACACCGCTTCTTCTATCCCAGGCGCAGAGCTGATGCTCGTTGAGGGCATGGGACATGACCTGCCGCCCCAGTTGTATGAGCAGACTATAGATGCTATAGAGCAGGCAGCTCACTGTAGTTGA
- a CDS encoding BlaI/MecI/CopY family transcriptional regulator: MNKIQKLSDTELELMEAIWASTPPVTSTELLNQFAHKGRDWKAQTISTFLSRLVDKGFLTATRHGRLNKYVPGISPEDYKLVETQHVLDGLYQGSVKNLISAMYDGDKLSDQDIDELKQWFSEK, encoded by the coding sequence GTGAACAAGATTCAGAAGCTATCGGATACAGAATTAGAGTTAATGGAAGCCATTTGGGCGAGTACGCCGCCAGTTACTTCAACGGAGCTGCTGAACCAGTTCGCGCATAAGGGTAGGGATTGGAAGGCGCAGACGATTTCTACCTTTTTGTCACGGTTAGTGGATAAGGGGTTTCTGACGGCTACCCGGCATGGGCGGCTCAACAAATATGTGCCCGGCATTTCGCCTGAGGACTATAAGCTGGTGGAGACTCAGCATGTCCTGGACGGGCTGTATCAGGGTTCGGTCAAGAATCTGATCTCTGCCATGTATGACGGTGACAAGCTGTCGGACCAGGATATTGATGAGCTGAAGCAATGGTTCTCGGAAAAGTAG
- a CDS encoding M56 family metallopeptidase, which translates to MNTLLNLLITLTVAGSVVTLSIHALGRLSTGHVPARWRYGLIKLALFFYLFPIAIVLLRIAARLSTPHVATSLQNTQTGGLTGNIVESLRPATLTLTTSTAFILLGIWAAGTVSFAAWQCYAYRRFTRALERTRTLVPEDSRAAILLKSVKEQLGLTSSVRLMYTPAARSPFLAGLWRPVIYLPVQSPDNLDMEMVLRHELVHLKRKDLWFKALLLAIRALHWFNPLVYTLRNGLHTWSELACDQEVVQSMSHTERKRYGETILSVMAGPTNRPGAFYALLSGDGKQLQRRLIHMLNVKKLNRQTLFLSVAAALLIAGISTSTAALASRVTPQVVADTQNEDSRTTASEIAPSKSSEGGITEPAQVSGIQPAESSTIPAQEYTAGQLVAGPAESDDSVTVPAEVAPGAAQADSTAQPLPELVASPAESAPVTVPKASAAQSDSGLAPAPVPDQKEAIVVALPELVPAPAESVPAPSK; encoded by the coding sequence ATGAATACCTTGCTAAACCTGCTGATCACGTTAACCGTTGCCGGAAGTGTAGTGACTCTCAGCATCCATGCGCTGGGGAGACTATCGACCGGGCATGTTCCGGCCAGGTGGCGTTATGGACTCATTAAGCTGGCCTTGTTCTTCTATTTATTCCCGATAGCTATTGTTCTGCTGCGGATAGCAGCGCGTCTGAGTACACCGCATGTAGCAACAAGTCTACAGAATACGCAGACTGGCGGACTAACCGGGAATATAGTTGAATCCCTCCGGCCTGCAACATTAACTTTAACAACAAGTACCGCCTTTATCCTTCTGGGCATTTGGGCAGCAGGGACGGTCTCTTTTGCCGCCTGGCAGTGTTATGCTTACCGCAGATTTACCAGAGCGCTTGAACGTACCCGTACCCTCGTACCGGAGGATAGTAGGGCAGCGATTCTGCTGAAGAGTGTCAAGGAGCAGCTTGGCCTCACAAGCAGTGTCCGGTTAATGTACACTCCTGCCGCAAGAAGTCCTTTTCTGGCCGGTCTGTGGAGACCGGTGATCTATCTGCCTGTTCAGAGTCCTGACAATCTGGATATGGAGATGGTGCTGCGCCATGAGCTGGTTCATCTGAAGCGCAAGGATCTGTGGTTCAAGGCTTTGCTGCTGGCCATCCGTGCGCTGCATTGGTTCAATCCTCTCGTGTACACACTGCGGAACGGGCTTCATACCTGGAGCGAGCTGGCCTGTGACCAGGAGGTGGTCCAGAGCATGTCCCATACGGAGCGCAAACGCTATGGCGAAACGATTCTGAGTGTTATGGCAGGACCAACAAACCGGCCCGGAGCATTCTATGCCCTACTATCCGGTGACGGCAAACAACTACAAAGGAGATTAATCCATATGCTTAACGTCAAAAAGCTGAACAGACAAACTCTATTCTTATCGGTAGCCGCAGCCCTGTTAATCGCAGGGATCAGCACCTCTACCGCTGCCTTAGCATCCAGGGTTACACCGCAAGTGGTGGCAGACACGCAGAATGAGGATTCACGAACAACCGCTTCCGAAATAGCTCCTTCTAAATCGTCAGAAGGAGGAATAACCGAGCCAGCTCAAGTATCTGGAATCCAGCCTGCCGAGAGTAGCACCATCCCCGCCCAGGAATATACAGCAGGACAACTCGTTGCCGGGCCCGCTGAATCTGATGATTCTGTAACGGTTCCCGCTGAAGTGGCTCCCGGAGCTGCTCAAGCAGACAGCACTGCGCAGCCGCTGCCTGAGCTTGTAGCATCCCCAGCTGAAAGTGCTCCTGTAACTGTGCCAAAAGCAAGCGCTGCCCAATCTGATTCCGGGCTTGCCCCTGCACCGGTCCCTGACCAGAAAGAGGCCATTGTAGTGGCGCTTCCCGAGCTAGTGCCGGCTCCTGCTGAAAGCGTTCCGGCACCTTCTAAGTAA
- a CDS encoding epoxide hydrolase family protein: MAIERFEIRVTDEVLEDLRYRLEHVRWPDLLEPSDWDRGTDQGYLRSLVTYWRDQFDWRAREAELNRLSHFRCNVDGLDIHFVHERGKGPNPYPLILTHGWPDSFLRYEKIIPMLTDPASYGGNPEDAFDVIVPSVPGFGFSNGLKRTGISNSHIAGLWATLMTEHLGYRKFAAAGGDVGSGVTRYLAFNHPELLSGIHLTDIGLIKNLLAVQDKSGLTEEEQLYIRNTSQWIAEEGGYMQIQSTKPQTIGYGLTDSPVGLAAWIIEKFRAWSDCKGDLRQSFSDDELLTNIMIYWVTNTAGSSANLYYENTHTLPPLGPIEVPTAVALYPGDVCLPPRAWAESNLNITRWTMMPRGGHFTAMEDPGPLADDIREFFRPLRD; encoded by the coding sequence ATGGCGATTGAACGTTTTGAAATCCGTGTGACTGATGAAGTTCTTGAAGATCTGAGATACAGGCTGGAGCATGTTCGCTGGCCCGATTTGTTAGAGCCGTCTGACTGGGACCGGGGAACAGATCAGGGATATCTGCGGTCGCTCGTTACCTATTGGCGGGACCAGTTCGATTGGCGCGCCCGGGAAGCGGAGTTGAACCGCCTATCCCACTTTCGCTGTAATGTTGATGGGCTGGATATCCATTTCGTGCATGAACGCGGCAAAGGCCCTAATCCCTACCCGCTCATCCTTACACATGGTTGGCCGGACAGCTTCTTGCGTTACGAGAAAATCATTCCCATGCTTACAGACCCGGCGAGCTACGGCGGGAATCCTGAGGATGCCTTCGATGTGATCGTGCCTTCCGTGCCCGGGTTCGGCTTCTCGAACGGACTGAAGCGCACGGGCATCAGCAATTCCCATATCGCCGGGCTATGGGCCACATTAATGACCGAGCATCTGGGGTACCGTAAATTTGCTGCGGCAGGCGGAGATGTCGGCTCCGGTGTGACCCGGTATCTGGCCTTCAACCACCCTGAACTGCTAAGCGGAATTCACCTAACTGACATCGGTCTGATCAAGAATCTGCTGGCGGTGCAGGATAAGTCGGGCCTGACGGAAGAGGAGCAATTGTATATCCGAAACACCTCACAATGGATCGCTGAGGAAGGCGGATATATGCAGATTCAGTCGACGAAGCCGCAGACGATTGGCTATGGACTCACCGACTCCCCTGTCGGCTTGGCAGCTTGGATCATTGAGAAATTCCGAGCATGGAGTGATTGCAAGGGAGACTTGCGGCAGAGCTTCAGTGACGATGAATTGCTTACGAATATTATGATCTACTGGGTTACGAATACAGCGGGCTCGTCTGCGAATCTGTATTATGAGAATACACATACTTTACCTCCCCTCGGCCCGATTGAGGTGCCTACAGCGGTAGCTCTATACCCTGGGGATGTCTGTCTACCGCCTAGAGCATGGGCTGAAAGCAATCTGAATATTACACGGTGGACCATGATGCCCCGCGGCGGACACTTCACTGCGATGGAAGATCCGGGGCCGCTGGCGGATGACATCCGTGAATTCTTTAGACCTTTAAGAGATTAG